A single window of Dysgonomonadaceae bacterium PH5-43 DNA harbors:
- a CDS encoding hypothetical protein (product_source=Hypo-rule applied; pfam=PF08889; superfamily=53448), producing MLFLSTAYLAPVEYYVLLNSFQKTIIEKYDNYIKQTYRNRCVIVGANGLQNLSIPIEKPDTLKCLTKDIRIADHGNWRHIHWNAIVSAYNSTPFFEYYADDFFPFYDKKIEFLFDFNEQLRDLVCSLLDITPNVDYSDDYINNTNEDNVDLRERINPKKGAYLSDFTPYYQVFESKYGFIPNLSIIDLLFNMGPEASIILNQKINSINL from the coding sequence ATGCTTTTCCTGTCGACCGCTTATCTTGCTCCCGTAGAATATTATGTATTGTTGAATAGTTTTCAGAAAACAATAATTGAAAAGTACGACAACTATATTAAACAGACTTACAGAAATAGATGTGTTATTGTTGGAGCTAACGGGTTACAAAACTTAAGTATTCCGATTGAAAAACCTGACACCTTAAAGTGTTTAACAAAAGATATACGTATAGCCGATCACGGCAACTGGCGACATATTCACTGGAATGCTATTGTATCGGCATACAACTCTACTCCTTTTTTTGAGTATTATGCCGATGACTTCTTTCCTTTTTACGACAAGAAAATAGAATTTCTTTTTGACTTTAACGAACAACTACGAGATCTTGTATGCTCGTTATTGGATATAACTCCCAACGTCGATTATTCTGATGATTACATTAATAACACAAACGAAGATAACGTTGATTTAAGAGAAAGGATTAATCCCAAAAAGGGAGCTTATCTGTCAGACTTTACCCCTTATTATCAAGTCTTCGAGAGTAAATATGGATTTATTCCTAATCTTAGTATTATAGATTTGCTGTTTAATATGGGTCCTGAAGCCTCTATAATACTTAATCAAAAAATAAATTCTATAAATCTATAG
- a CDS encoding L-glyceraldehyde 3-phosphate reductase (product_source=KO:K19265; cath_funfam=3.20.20.100; cog=COG0667; ko=KO:K19265; pfam=PF00248; superfamily=51430), giving the protein MKYRRAGNSGVLLPEISLGLWHNFGANDDYTTSKNILHTAFDKGITHLDLANNYGPPNGSAEETLGRIMKESLHSHRDELFISTKAGHEMWNGPYGDWGSRKSLIASLNASLKRMNLDYVDVFYSHRYDPNTPLEETMQTLVDIVRQGKALYVAISKYPYEAAKFAYEYLAERDVHCLLYQGRYNLLNKEPEESGVLQQAKDYGVGFVAFSPLAQGLLTDKYLTGTISEDSRMAKGRFLKKEHLTDDVLRKIKELSEMAMANGMSLSEMALSWLLKNDKVCSVIMGASSVEQLERNLKAIDL; this is encoded by the coding sequence ATGAAATACAGGCGAGCAGGCAATAGCGGAGTACTTCTTCCTGAAATATCTTTGGGATTATGGCATAATTTCGGAGCAAATGATGATTACACAACAAGCAAAAACATACTTCATACTGCTTTTGATAAAGGTATTACACATCTTGATTTAGCGAATAACTATGGACCTCCTAATGGTTCGGCTGAAGAAACTCTCGGACGAATAATGAAGGAGTCGTTACATTCTCATAGAGATGAGTTATTTATTTCAACAAAGGCAGGGCACGAGATGTGGAATGGACCTTATGGAGATTGGGGCTCACGAAAGAGTTTAATTGCAAGCCTTAATGCAAGCCTTAAACGTATGAATTTAGATTATGTAGATGTATTTTATTCGCATAGATACGACCCTAATACGCCTTTGGAAGAAACAATGCAAACCTTAGTCGATATAGTTAGGCAAGGTAAAGCATTATATGTAGCTATCTCAAAATATCCTTACGAGGCAGCTAAATTTGCTTACGAATATTTGGCAGAGCGAGATGTGCATTGTCTTTTGTATCAGGGTAGATACAATTTACTTAATAAAGAACCCGAAGAATCGGGTGTTTTACAACAAGCTAAAGACTATGGAGTTGGTTTTGTTGCCTTTTCTCCTTTGGCGCAAGGATTATTAACCGACAAATATTTAACCGGAACTATCTCGGAAGACTCGCGAATGGCTAAGGGTAGATTCTTGAAAAAAGAACATTTAACAGACGATGTTTTAAGGAAGATAAAGGAACTGTCGGAAATGGCAATGGCAAACGGAATGTCGTTGTCGGAGATGGCTTTATCGTGGTTGTTGAAAAACGACAAAGTTTGTTCTGTTATTATGGGTGCAAGTTCGGTAGAACAATTAGAAAGAAACCTAAAAGCTATAGATTTATAG